GCTCAATATGCAGAGACGCGACGAACGGACGAAGGCATCCTGGTGAGTCTCAAAGGAGACATTTTATTTGATTCCGGAAAAGCGTCTATAAAACCAGATGCTTCAAACCGGGTAAAAGAAATCGCCACCATTTTGGCGAAATACCCAGAGGACCGAATCGTAGTGGTGGGCCACACGGACAATGTGGGGAGCGATGAATATAACCAGCGCCTTTCAGAGAACCGTGCAAACGCGGTCAGGGTCCAATTACTGTCCAAGGGCATCCCCAACGAAAATATCTCTACCGTAGGCATGGGAGAATCCCAACCCGCAACCTCGAATGCTTCAAAGAAAGGAAGAGCCCAAAATCGGAGGGTAGAGCTCGCGATTACACCTTCCGAACAATAAAAATTGACTTAATTTCAAATGGGAAGGGAGTATTTTCACAAAAACGGCGAAAAACACAAACTTCCCATTTTTTAATTTAAAAAAGCATAAAAAATTAATTGAATTTCCCACATTTTGCCTAAATTTTTGGGTTTAAATAGACCTTAAATCCCACTTTATAAATAATTGCTCCATTAATTATTTCTTCCTATTGGTGGATTCACCCCCCATTACCCTCCCTTTCCGATCTTCCACTTTTAATAGAACTATTACCCCAAAAGTATAACTTGAATAAAGAGTAGCTGGTTTTTATACTTCCGGGAATGAAAACCCGCCAAACCTACTGGTATAAAATAATTATAACCCTTCCTGCACAATATGAAGAGGAGGCTTCTGCCCGGTTGGTCGCGCTGGGGTCAAACGGTGTTTGGGTAGAGGAGGAAAAAGGTTCCGTTCATCTGAAAGTCTTTTTCCCCGGAGACCTTTCTCAAATGGAAATTATAAAGTCCATTCGAAAAACCCTCACCACACTGATTCCCCAAAAAAAAATATCCATCGCTTCGGAGCAGTTGCCTGAGGAACAATGGCAAACGGCCTGGCAAAAGCATTCTATTCCCAGACAAAAGATTGGGAAAAAATTACTGGTCATCCCCCCGTGGGAAAAAATAGAGAAAAAACACACAAAACGGAAAGTCATCACCCTTTCCCCCGGAATGGCCTTCGGGACCGGAACCCATGGAACCACGCGAACCTGCCTTATTTTTTTGGAAGAGGTTTTAACTAAAGGAAAAACGAAAGTCATGCTTGATGTGGGCACCGGAAGCGGGATTCTCGCCATCGCAGGAGCCAAACTGGGGATTTCTCAAATCACAGCGGTAGAAAACGACCCCGTGGCCTTAAAAGCCGCCAAAGAAAACGCAAAGGAAAACCGGGTTTCCCCGAAGATCAACTTTCGAAAAAC
Above is a genomic segment from Nitrospiria bacterium containing:
- a CDS encoding OmpA family protein — its product is MKQIFTIMIIGFLLATGCTTPGKKTAIGTGVGAAGGAGIGAAIGSASGHAGKGALIGAAAGALLGGAVGNRLDKQTKELAQYAETRRTDEGILVSLKGDILFDSGKASIKPDASNRVKEIATILAKYPEDRIVVVGHTDNVGSDEYNQRLSENRANAVRVQLLSKGIPNENISTVGMGESQPATSNASKKGRAQNRRVELAITPSEQ
- the prmA gene encoding 50S ribosomal protein L11 methyltransferase, encoding MKTRQTYWYKIIITLPAQYEEEASARLVALGSNGVWVEEEKGSVHLKVFFPGDLSQMEIIKSIRKTLTTLIPQKKISIASEQLPEEQWQTAWQKHSIPRQKIGKKLLVIPPWEKIEKKHTKRKVITLSPGMAFGTGTHGTTRTCLIFLEEVLTKGKTKVMLDVGTGSGILAIAGAKLGISQITAVENDPVALKAAKENAKENRVSPKINFRKTISRQKTFSIVTANISAVTLRQLENKLSKVVSQRGYLILSGLLKEEYKEIFLLYGKFFSLIQTKQKNGWVTLLLRKK